In Deltaproteobacteria bacterium, the sequence GATGCCGTCGTGCATATTCTCAAAAATGAGTGCCTGTCGACGCAATTCGTCCTCTGCTCGCTTGCGTTCGGTGATATCGGACAACATCACAATGGTCCTACCATCATCTAACAAGGTCGGCCTAAGCTCTATCTCCCTGACCTCCCCATCTTTACAAACCACACTGAATATCCTATCAACCCCCCTTTGGGCAAAATCGCTCTTCCATGTCTCGATGACTCTCCGCCTATATTTTGGGTCTGGATAGGCCTTATGAAACCACTCCCTTCCGGTGGGGACGTCCTCCAGGGTATAACCAGTGATGACGGTGAATTCAGGATTGATGTAGAGATATTTCCCATCCTTATCGATCAAGACCACCCCATAGGGTGCCTTTTGCAGGATGGAGAAAAAGGTCTCCCTCTCCTTTTGCAATAACTCCTCTGTCCGTTTGCGCTCGGTGATGTCTTCTCCAATGCCCAAGATCCCAATCACATTGCCGTTCTCATCGAACCTGGGGGTAGAGGTCAAACTGATCCAAATCTTGCGCCCATCTTTTGTTACTTCCCTAATCTCGCAACTTATCCCCTTTTGACTCTTCAATATGAAGGATCTGACCTCTTCTACTGACTCTTTCGTATCCCCTTCATCATCGGGGTATAATATGTCTATCTTATGGTGACCGATTATCTCTTCGGCTTTGTATCCAAATATGTTCTCAGCCCCTTTATTCCAGAATAGAACATTGCGCTCCAGATCGGTAGATATGATAGAAATAAAGGAAGAACTATCCAATATGTTACTCAAAAATATGTTCGTCTCCCGCAGTTCTTCCTCCTCCTGCTTGTGCTCAGTTTCTGCCCTTTCCAATTCGGCAACCCGTTGGCGCATTTCAACCAATTCATTTATAAGTTGCTCTTTTGTCTTATCTTTATCTTTCATCTTGTGTGTCTCCCAAATAGGTAGCAATTTAATTGGGGGCCTTTCCTTTTCCCGTAGATATTTCTCTGAATTTCCTGTGTCTTCATTTTGCCCTACAATCTATCCTAAAAAGAACACTTATGGCAACCGTATTTTAAAGGCCGTGGGTTTAGACACGTGGAAAGATGAAAATTGAGGAGACCTTTAAACTCTCCTTACCCGGTCTTTGTAGCGGACAATGGATGGTCATATAAAAGAAGGTAATCTTCGCCTAGCAAGAACCCCCTAACTTTTTAGAGTGCCTTGGGATATTTCGGGATAGGAAAGGCCTGCACAAAAAAGGTCGTGGTATAATATACCCAGAAATTCTGCAAAACGGAAGAAATATTTGACAATACGGATTTTTTCTGTATAATAGAATTGACAGAAATCTTATTCTATATACCCAATAGTTGGTTCATTAAGGCGTGTTGACAAAATTATAAGTCGTACATTTTACATTTGGAACAGGAAGCAATACCAGTTGCAGAAAGGATTTGCACCCAACCACTTGCTGAGAAACTAAAG encodes:
- a CDS encoding PAS domain S-box protein, whose amino-acid sequence is MKDKDKTKEQLINELVEMRQRVAELERAETEHKQEEEELRETNIFLSNILDSSSFISIISTDLERNVLFWNKGAENIFGYKAEEIIGHHKIDILYPDDEGDTKESVEEVRSFILKSQKGISCEIREVTKDGRKIWISLTSTPRFDENGNVIGILGIGEDITERKRTEELLQKERETFFSILQKAPYGVVLIDKDGKYLYINPEFTVITGYTLEDVPTGREWFHKAYPDPKYRRRVIETWKSDFAQRGVDRIFSVVCKDGEVREIELRPTLLDDGRTIVMLSDITERKRAEDELRRQALIFENMHDGIIVTDLESRIIDWNPAAERMFGYIKDEVLGKTTGVLTTRIVDGTLRDGRWSGEINFIRKDGTEGVCESIVVPLRDERNNIIATVGVNRDITERKRAEEELQQSFEKLKRVLEQTVNALASAVETRDPYTAGHQQRVANLACAIAKEIGLSGEQVEGIRMAAIIHDIGKIYIPAEILSKPGRLTEIEFKIIKTHPQIGYDILKTIEFSWPIAQMVHQHHERMDGSGYPQGLSGEEITIEARILAVADVVEAMASHRPYRPAHGIDSALEEISQNRGVLYDPEVVDACLRLFIEKGFKLE